A window from Pseudobutyrivibrio ruminis HUN009 encodes these proteins:
- a CDS encoding DUF4760 domain-containing protein, with protein MKKLTKRKIITLVLIIVYIIFSIILSIVFKTKGESLLESLYYSTQILASIYIIAGVIIAVWQYYNTTRTNMANMEITQIQRAIDMSEYYKDNILYKYPPIRDIFSTAGIQDIFDRCLGGHEFKSFDNAELSKFISESDRNKIEEKWNSAEFILAIIEADTIYNLDLKTESFEDELNNVLEKIKNGETIEKGDKNGKKLAYDLSGIVSRFMVNYITETLNAMEFFAMHFNHNTADESVVYQSLHSSYIQIVECFYYVIARQNSDAAKRYYTNVIWLYGVWKTRAQEQELARQTSVVKIENHGNKVSKIV; from the coding sequence ATGAAAAAATTAACAAAAAGAAAAATTATAACTCTAGTATTAATAATTGTATATATTATATTTTCGATAATTTTATCTATTGTTTTTAAAACAAAAGGCGAAAGTCTATTAGAAAGTCTGTATTATTCGACACAAATATTGGCATCAATTTATATTATAGCTGGTGTAATAATTGCTGTATGGCAGTACTATAATACCACAAGGACCAACATGGCAAATATGGAGATTACTCAGATTCAAAGAGCTATAGATATGTCTGAATATTATAAGGATAATATTTTGTACAAATATCCACCGATAAGGGATATATTTAGTACCGCCGGAATACAGGATATATTTGATAGATGTCTAGGTGGTCATGAATTTAAAAGCTTTGATAATGCTGAATTAAGTAAGTTTATATCTGAAAGTGACAGAAATAAAATAGAAGAAAAATGGAATTCAGCTGAATTTATATTAGCTATAATTGAAGCTGATACTATATATAATTTAGATTTAAAAACAGAGTCTTTTGAGGATGAGCTTAATAATGTCTTAGAGAAGATAAAAAATGGTGAAACAATTGAAAAGGGAGATAAAAATGGGAAAAAGCTAGCCTATGATTTGTCAGGAATCGTATCTAGATTTATGGTGAATTACATAACTGAAACGTTGAATGCAATGGAATTTTTTGCCATGCATTTTAATCATAATACTGCTGATGAGTCTGTAGTATATCAATCTCTGCACAGTTCATATATTCAGATAGTAGAGTGCTTTTATTATGTTATAGCGCGACAGAATAGTGATGCTGCAAAGCGTTATTATACAAATGTTATTTGGCTATATGGTGTATGGAAAACGCGTGCACAAGAACAGGAGCTGGCAAGGCAAACGTCTGTTGTAAAGATAGAAAATCATGGTAATAAAGTGTCGAAAATCGTATAA
- a CDS encoding RipA family octameric membrane protein yields MTLFNDIDNTNTELFEIYKMYVETAERVSEKRGNTNNFFLAINMAVVTVININGFDCSNYWWAISFAGISISVLWFASINSYKQLNSGKYKVIEELEGKLSANVFSYEWEILGRGKDKTKYCKVSKLEKIIPCLFGIIYIVFAIANLYCLCT; encoded by the coding sequence ATGACGTTATTTAATGATATCGATAACACGAATACGGAATTATTTGAAATATATAAGATGTATGTAGAAACTGCTGAAAGAGTAAGTGAAAAAAGAGGAAACACAAATAACTTTTTCCTGGCGATAAATATGGCTGTGGTTACAGTGATTAATATAAATGGATTTGATTGTTCCAATTATTGGTGGGCAATCTCATTTGCGGGTATTTCAATATCTGTATTGTGGTTCGCTTCTATTAATAGCTATAAACAGCTAAATTCAGGCAAATATAAAGTAATTGAGGAACTTGAAGGCAAACTATCTGCGAATGTTTTTTCATATGAATGGGAAATATTAGGTAGGGGAAAAGATAAAACAAAATACTGTAAGGTATCGAAGTTGGAAAAAATAATCCCATGCTTGTTTGGGATTATATATATTGTATTTGCAATTGCAAATCTATATTGTCTCTGTACTTAG
- a CDS encoding TIR domain-containing protein produces the protein MYNLFVSHSWAYSDAYDKLVRLLKAKSGFDYRDYSVPKNDPIHHANNDYQLKQAIRAQMQHASCVLVLAGVYSTYSKWINIEVELAKEMHKTIIAVEPWAAERTSQFVKTNADYIVGWNTDSIVNAIRKC, from the coding sequence ATGTATAATCTATTTGTTAGCCATTCGTGGGCATATTCAGATGCGTATGATAAATTAGTGAGGTTACTAAAAGCAAAGTCAGGATTCGATTATAGGGATTATTCTGTTCCTAAAAATGACCCCATTCACCATGCTAATAATGATTATCAGCTAAAACAGGCTATTAGAGCACAGATGCAACATGCTAGTTGCGTGCTTGTATTGGCAGGAGTTTATTCAACATATAGTAAATGGATAAATATTGAAGTTGAGTTGGCAAAAGAGATGCACAAAACAATTATTGCTGTTGAACCATGGGCTGCTGAAAGAACATCTCAATTTGTAAAAACAAATGCTGATTATATAGTAGGCTGGAATACAGATTCTATTGTTAATGCAATTAGGAAATGTTAA
- a CDS encoding helix-turn-helix transcriptional regulator, whose amino-acid sequence MEKYAKNRAMVLYRILRDKTDQNHPMTMRKLLEEMEAIGYQCSVDTIRRYIKQLQTELDVDIITTQGRNASYYMGSRLLEKEEIQLLIDAINSSSVIGKSVSKNIIYKLTSMLSIYEQDETNRTILSAKNSTKSNKKILYNINYIQEALASDSQIEFDYMEWDINKQMRIRGNKHYLNPWGLIWANNRYYLYGYSVDDNIANICERTYRIDKINNIRINHIKRQGEDRFKKFDVGKYVSRRMDMFSGEETTIRVKTSNNLVGAFIDRFGEDIQIQKISTNYVEIEFVVAVTDLLFGWLMGLGDTEIVYPLYVRKMLVERLESYRKNYN is encoded by the coding sequence ATGGAAAAGTATGCTAAAAATCGAGCTATGGTTCTTTATAGAATTCTAAGGGATAAAACTGATCAGAACCATCCAATGACAATGAGGAAATTGCTAGAAGAAATGGAGGCCATAGGGTATCAGTGTAGCGTAGATACTATTCGTCGATATATAAAGCAACTACAAACAGAATTAGATGTTGATATTATTACTACGCAAGGACGAAATGCTAGTTATTACATGGGGAGTAGATTGTTGGAAAAAGAGGAGATACAGTTGCTAATTGATGCAATTAATTCTTCCAGTGTAATAGGTAAAAGCGTTTCGAAAAACATTATTTACAAACTTACTTCGATGCTAAGTATATATGAGCAAGATGAAACCAATAGAACAATTTTGAGTGCGAAGAATTCCACAAAATCAAATAAAAAAATATTGTATAACATTAATTATATTCAGGAAGCTTTGGCTAGCGATAGTCAGATAGAATTTGATTATATGGAATGGGATATTAATAAACAAATGCGAATACGCGGCAATAAACATTACTTAAATCCTTGGGGGTTAATATGGGCAAATAATCGGTATTACTTATACGGATATAGTGTTGATGATAATATTGCAAACATTTGTGAGCGTACTTATAGAATCGATAAAATCAATAATATTAGGATTAATCATATTAAGAGACAAGGCGAAGATAGATTCAAAAAATTTGATGTAGGTAAATATGTTTCACGAAGAATGGACATGTTTTCTGGTGAAGAGACTACAATTAGGGTAAAAACATCAAATAACTTGGTGGGGGCTTTTATTGATAGGTTCGGAGAAGATATTCAAATCCAGAAAATAAGTACCAATTATGTTGAAATCGAATTTGTTGTTGCGGTGACAGATTTGCTATTTGGCTGGCTGATGGGACTTGGAGATACAGAAATTGTATATCCGTTATATGTAAGAAAAATGCTTGTTGAGAGGCTTGAATCATATAGAAAAAACTATAATTAA
- a CDS encoding AbiH family protein, whose product MDNQVFNRLFIIGNGFDLAHNYPTRYYHFRDWMEAKLREIYPDIECDHDGGIYADEYPQIPIAITGKHGDEIMDERQLLYLLMWLLLTNMKTDDDLNRFEEELYHLDLETVLYANDWGIEDAAKDKDGVINPFHVDADLSELASNIESAVQLLPKLFEKWIEDIEIIKPPKNLIKDADYLLPIGKIMDAESLYLTFNYTETLEKVYGVPGYLVDHIHGLRNRAKKFFSNKYNLPNTLGQIIVGHGVDIAREFDKTYIETENILEETISGLRKPIDSIIEEHSNFWSLIQNGRVKEIYSFGFSYSNVDIPYIKRIVLALKGGRDVTWYLNRFDDSWDEKDSPLTVNEGFEKIINSCGYQGKFGRYC is encoded by the coding sequence ATGGATAACCAAGTTTTCAATCGTCTTTTTATAATAGGGAATGGATTTGACTTAGCACACAATTATCCGACCAGATATTATCATTTTAGAGATTGGATGGAAGCTAAACTAAGGGAGATATATCCGGATATTGAGTGTGATCATGATGGAGGTATCTATGCAGATGAATATCCTCAAATTCCAATTGCTATTACTGGTAAGCATGGTGATGAAATTATGGATGAGAGGCAATTGTTATATCTTCTTATGTGGCTGCTTTTGACAAACATGAAAACAGATGATGATTTGAATAGATTCGAGGAAGAACTTTATCATCTCGATTTGGAGACGGTATTGTATGCTAACGATTGGGGGATAGAGGATGCTGCAAAGGATAAGGACGGTGTAATCAATCCATTCCATGTGGATGCAGACTTATCGGAGTTAGCATCTAATATAGAAAGTGCAGTGCAACTACTGCCTAAATTGTTCGAAAAATGGATTGAAGATATAGAGATAATTAAACCGCCAAAGAATTTGATTAAAGATGCTGACTATTTACTTCCAATTGGAAAAATAATGGATGCAGAAAGTCTGTATTTAACATTTAATTATACTGAGACGCTTGAGAAGGTTTATGGTGTGCCAGGATACCTTGTTGATCATATTCATGGGTTAAGAAATAGAGCCAAAAAATTTTTTAGCAATAAATACAATTTGCCTAATACCCTTGGGCAAATCATTGTTGGACATGGTGTTGATATAGCAAGGGAATTTGATAAAACATACATAGAAACAGAGAATATTCTTGAAGAGACAATTAGTGGGCTTAGAAAACCCATAGATAGCATCATTGAAGAACATTCGAATTTTTGGAGCTTGATTCAAAATGGTAGAGTTAAAGAGATTTATAGTTTTGGATTTAGTTATAGCAATGTGGATATTCCATATATTAAACGGATTGTATTGGCGCTTAAAGGTGGCAGGGATGTTACCTGGTATTTAAATAGGTTTGATGATAGCTGGGATGAAAAGGATTCTCCGCTTACAGTAAACGAAGGTTTTGAGAAAATTATAAATAGTTGTGGCTATCAAGGGAAATTTGGAAGATATTGTTGA
- a CDS encoding acyltransferase family protein, whose translation MRKREIWVDIARFIGIIGMMLDHTYTITYQSYGMACVSYYALGLYILLSGYNAYQSWSHKPYGLKKVWKKCMAMLVPYTAATFIYDWVDDYTFSFEEFLFKWIHFNANMPLYYVFLFIQLIIIGPILCYVVRENSGFVRTILVLLAVSIIAIPATNCTNILSIYGAGGKLFGGTLIIFYTLGMYVAKHRDFIDKIGKKTLVLIPILAVCMVRWVMFITQDQLQIETKSIYHTDLNPAGISTGLYAILLFTIILFIDVLFKTMTLPVWVEKIAEFFAYLGRHTIYFFMYHQLFLYYLHWFLLRSQLYTKLYENIVFRCVWLYGIMIAGPLAIEYVLKWAKGHFAKAYVE comes from the coding sequence ATGAGAAAAAGAGAAATATGGGTTGATATAGCTCGCTTTATCGGTATTATTGGAATGATGCTGGATCATACGTACACAATCACTTATCAAAGCTATGGTATGGCTTGTGTCTCATATTATGCTTTGGGATTATACATATTACTGAGCGGATATAATGCATATCAATCATGGTCTCACAAACCTTATGGATTAAAAAAGGTTTGGAAGAAATGTATGGCAATGCTGGTGCCTTATACAGCGGCTACTTTCATATACGATTGGGTAGATGATTATACTTTCTCTTTTGAAGAATTCCTATTTAAATGGATACACTTTAATGCCAACATGCCACTTTATTATGTATTCCTATTTATTCAGTTGATAATCATAGGACCAATTCTTTGTTATGTTGTTAGGGAAAACAGTGGATTTGTTAGAACGATTTTGGTACTACTAGCAGTATCTATAATTGCGATTCCGGCAACTAATTGTACCAATATTCTATCTATCTACGGCGCGGGCGGCAAATTGTTTGGCGGTACGCTTATTATCTTTTACACACTCGGTATGTATGTTGCTAAGCATAGAGATTTTATAGATAAAATTGGCAAAAAGACACTAGTTTTGATTCCGATACTGGCTGTTTGCATGGTTAGATGGGTGATGTTCATTACACAGGATCAACTACAAATCGAAACAAAATCAATATACCATACAGACTTGAACCCAGCAGGAATAAGTACAGGCTTGTACGCAATTCTTCTTTTTACAATAATACTGTTTATAGATGTTTTATTTAAGACAATGACATTGCCTGTATGGGTGGAGAAAATTGCTGAGTTTTTTGCATATCTTGGCCGACATACCATCTACTTCTTTATGTACCATCAGCTATTTTTGTACTATTTACACTGGTTCTTATTGAGGAGTCAACTATACACAAAATTGTACGAGAATATCGTTTTCAGATGTGTCTGGCTGTATGGAATCATGATTGCAGGACCACTGGCCATAGAGTATGTGCTAAAATGGGCTAAAGGGCATTTTGCAAAGGCTTATGTGGAGTAA
- a CDS encoding DegT/DnrJ/EryC1/StrS family aminotransferase — protein MEKIMPNRLDRGFYKYQDEFEAKAIEVLRSGWYVLGNEVKQFEEEFAKYVGAKHCVGLASGLDALWIAFRILGIGAGDEVIVQGNTYIASVMGITMNGATPVFVEPDEFYNIDASKIEEKITDNTKAVLVVHLYGQASNMAPVVELCKKYNLRLVEDCAQSHGAKFDGQTTGTFGDIGCFSFYPSKNLGAFGDAGAIVTNDDKIAEDTRVFRNYGSEKRYYNKVVGANSRLDEMQAGLLRVRLSHLEELAEEKRVICERYLNELHNDKIKLPMIREGATHIWHQFVIKSDYRDELIKYLDENGIGTIIHYPIPPHMSEAYQYLGVKEGSLPITENYAQTVLSIPLYNGMTKEEQDYVIEMINKF, from the coding sequence ATGGAAAAAATAATGCCTAATAGGCTTGATAGAGGATTTTATAAATACCAGGATGAGTTTGAAGCGAAAGCTATAGAAGTGCTTAGATCTGGTTGGTATGTGTTAGGAAATGAGGTAAAACAATTTGAAGAAGAGTTTGCAAAATACGTTGGGGCCAAACATTGCGTTGGCTTGGCTAGTGGACTAGATGCTTTATGGATCGCTTTTCGTATTTTAGGCATTGGAGCTGGTGATGAGGTTATTGTTCAGGGAAATACATATATAGCTAGCGTTATGGGTATAACAATGAATGGAGCAACGCCAGTTTTTGTTGAACCTGACGAGTTCTACAATATAGATGCTTCAAAAATCGAAGAAAAGATTACGGATAATACAAAAGCGGTACTTGTCGTTCATTTATACGGTCAAGCATCTAACATGGCGCCAGTAGTTGAACTATGTAAGAAATACAATCTTCGTTTGGTAGAAGATTGCGCTCAGTCACATGGAGCTAAGTTCGATGGTCAGACTACCGGAACATTTGGTGATATAGGATGTTTTTCATTCTATCCTTCAAAGAATCTTGGAGCATTTGGCGATGCAGGTGCTATTGTTACAAATGATGATAAAATAGCAGAGGACACTAGAGTATTTAGAAACTATGGTTCTGAAAAACGCTATTACAATAAAGTTGTAGGAGCTAATTCGCGCCTTGACGAAATGCAGGCTGGATTATTACGCGTTCGCTTATCTCATCTTGAAGAGCTTGCTGAGGAGAAGCGTGTTATTTGCGAAAGATATTTGAATGAACTTCACAATGATAAGATTAAATTGCCTATGATTCGTGAAGGTGCAACTCATATTTGGCATCAGTTTGTAATTAAATCAGATTATAGGGATGAGCTCATTAAATACTTGGATGAAAATGGAATTGGAACGATAATTCATTATCCAATTCCACCACATATGTCAGAGGCCTACCAGTACCTTGGAGTAAAAGAAGGTTCGCTTCCTATCACAGAAAACTATGCACAGACTGTCCTTTCAATTCCTCTTTATAACGGAATGACAAAAGAGGAACAGGATTATGTCATTGAAATGATAAATAAGTTCTAA
- a CDS encoding GNAT family N-acetyltransferase, with product MIHLRELRPEDAPLMLEWMHDSQVQKGFQKDMSSMTIEDAKKFCANSKITDTISEGQSLNFAFVSEEDEYLGTISLKDISIVNKTAEYAISMRRAAWGHGYAFEASMILLEKAFCYYGLHRVFLTVFADNERAIHLYEKCGFKKEGQLRKHIHKDGEYVDWCLYGILDDEYRSIER from the coding sequence GTGATTCATTTAAGAGAATTAAGACCAGAAGATGCACCGCTGATGTTAGAATGGATGCATGACAGTCAGGTTCAAAAAGGGTTTCAGAAAGATATGTCTTCAATGACAATAGAAGATGCAAAGAAATTTTGTGCAAATTCTAAAATTACTGATACGATTTCAGAAGGTCAAAGCCTGAACTTTGCTTTTGTAAGTGAGGAAGATGAGTATTTAGGGACTATCAGTCTGAAGGATATTAGTATTGTAAATAAGACGGCTGAGTATGCTATTAGCATGCGCCGCGCCGCATGGGGACATGGATATGCTTTTGAAGCGTCAATGATCCTGTTGGAAAAAGCATTTTGTTATTATGGATTGCATAGAGTGTTTTTGACAGTATTTGCAGATAATGAAAGAGCCATCCATCTATACGAAAAATGTGGTTTCAAAAAAGAGGGGCAACTAAGAAAGCATATACATAAAGATGGGGAATATGTTGATTGGTGTTTATATGGTATTTTGGATGATGAATATCGTTCGATAGAAAGGTAG
- a CDS encoding glycosyltransferase family 2 protein: MKVSLVIPVYYNEDNLRPLYADLKEKFIDKIDYDYEIVMVNDGSGDNSWQVMQEIATQDNHVKIYSLSRNFGSHAACLCGLSRSTGDCAIIKAADLQEPTELILDMVESWKQGNNVVLACREAREESKAQTGFANLYYWLVRKTSLPNMPKNGFDIYLLDRKVINVLDSLDEKNSAITGQILWSGFKTGIVYYTRKAREIGTSRWTLKKKIKLVSDTLFSFSTMPVRFVEVVGFASFVIGLIWAIFEIIAKLAGLIEVEGWTTLFIFNLLSFGIVMISLGILGEYVWRTFDASRNRPPYIVEKDNDEEER, from the coding sequence ATGAAAGTATCGTTAGTTATTCCAGTATATTATAATGAGGACAATCTTCGTCCATTATATGCGGATTTAAAAGAAAAGTTTATTGACAAGATTGATTATGATTATGAAATAGTTATGGTCAATGACGGGTCAGGTGATAATAGTTGGCAGGTAATGCAAGAAATCGCCACACAGGATAATCACGTAAAAATTTATAGTTTATCTCGGAATTTTGGAAGCCACGCAGCATGTCTGTGTGGCCTTTCGAGGTCTACAGGGGATTGTGCTATTATCAAGGCGGCAGATCTTCAGGAGCCAACTGAATTAATTCTAGATATGGTAGAAAGCTGGAAGCAAGGAAATAATGTGGTGCTTGCATGCCGTGAGGCTCGCGAAGAAAGCAAAGCGCAGACCGGATTCGCAAACCTGTATTATTGGCTTGTTCGTAAAACATCTCTCCCAAATATGCCAAAGAATGGATTTGATATATATCTATTAGACAGAAAAGTAATTAATGTATTGGATTCACTTGACGAAAAAAACAGTGCTATCACAGGGCAAATTCTTTGGAGTGGATTTAAAACCGGGATAGTCTATTACACACGTAAAGCAAGAGAAATAGGGACTAGCAGATGGACGCTGAAAAAGAAAATTAAGCTTGTATCGGATACCCTTTTTAGTTTTTCAACAATGCCGGTAAGATTTGTTGAAGTAGTAGGTTTTGCGTCCTTTGTCATAGGTTTGATATGGGCTATTTTTGAAATAATAGCTAAACTTGCAGGATTGATTGAAGTGGAAGGTTGGACCACCTTGTTTATTTTTAATTTGCTCTCATTTGGTATAGTAATGATATCATTGGGAATTCTTGGGGAGTACGTTTGGAGAACATTTGATGCTTCAAGAAATCGTCCACCTTATATAGTTGAAAAAGACAATGATGAGGAAGAAAGATAG
- a CDS encoding sugar 3,4-ketoisomerase, producing MNVINKAEMLEFTERGDERGHLVICEGGIDIPFDIKRIFYIYGSDSEVVRGQHANRNSEFVLINVAGTSKVSVKDGKGNETVYALNRPHTGIYLPKMVWKDMYDFSEDSVLLCLASTHYDANEYIRDYDEFVRIISEEGK from the coding sequence ATGAACGTAATAAATAAAGCAGAAATGCTAGAATTTACAGAAAGAGGCGACGAAAGAGGCCACCTGGTTATCTGTGAAGGTGGAATAGATATTCCATTTGATATTAAAAGAATATTTTACATATATGGATCTGACTCAGAAGTCGTTCGTGGGCAGCATGCAAATCGTAATAGCGAGTTTGTCTTAATAAATGTAGCAGGCACGAGTAAAGTCAGTGTAAAAGACGGTAAGGGGAATGAAACGGTTTATGCCTTGAATCGTCCACATACAGGAATCTATTTGCCAAAGATGGTATGGAAAGATATGTACGATTTTAGTGAGGATTCTGTATTGTTGTGTTTGGCAAGTACTCATTATGATGCTAACGAATACATTAGAGATTATGATGAATTTGTTAGAATCATAAGTGAAGAAGGAAAGTAG
- a CDS encoding MBOAT family O-acyltransferase — protein MKEEKMLFNTPQFVFFFIAVICLWYILPTNLRKILLLITSYIFAYLLGGISTIVVIFFITVLTYFAGLSMSKCNNKKGILFGFIAATIAVLVYGKYLTYMLNVFNSSFNTSISISVVSMVGVSYYVFSAISYMVDVYKGEEADRNFIDVAVWISFFAKIIAGPIERHRDFKQQLVHIRDSRFDFEPIKRGLLICSLGYFYKIVIADRLSIIVDFVYANLYDYAGITLFVVMVLYSLQIYFDFCGYSLIAYGVALTMNIRITSNFNHPYFADSISDFWRRWHISLSSWLKDYLYIPLGGNRKGKLRQKINIMITFLISGIWHGAGLNYLVWGGLHGLFQIIERGLGFRNKVSKTVNVVITFLLVSFAWIFFRADSIKTALVFVKRMFCWNPWVITDGTLFNLGLDIYDQRVLIIALIIAFAIEFAQYKNISIYNQLQKHSIVIRWFVYYAIIASIVVYGKYGVTFDANNFIYFKY, from the coding sequence TTGAAGGAAGAAAAAATGCTTTTTAACACACCGCAGTTTGTATTTTTCTTTATAGCAGTTATCTGCCTATGGTATATTTTACCGACTAATTTAAGAAAAATACTATTGCTTATCACAAGTTACATATTTGCATATTTATTAGGAGGAATATCTACAATTGTTGTGATATTCTTTATTACTGTACTTACGTATTTTGCTGGCTTATCTATGAGTAAGTGCAATAACAAAAAGGGAATATTATTTGGCTTTATAGCGGCAACAATAGCGGTGTTAGTATATGGTAAATACCTTACATACATGCTTAATGTTTTCAACAGTAGTTTCAATACATCAATATCAATTTCAGTAGTATCCATGGTTGGCGTATCTTACTACGTTTTTTCAGCTATTTCTTATATGGTTGATGTTTACAAGGGAGAAGAAGCTGATAGAAACTTTATTGATGTTGCAGTGTGGATTTCCTTCTTTGCAAAAATAATAGCAGGACCAATAGAACGACATAGGGATTTTAAACAACAGCTTGTTCATATCAGAGATAGCAGATTTGATTTTGAACCTATTAAGAGAGGCTTATTAATTTGTTCATTAGGATATTTTTATAAAATCGTCATTGCTGATAGATTATCTATCATTGTTGATTTCGTATATGCGAATTTGTATGATTATGCAGGAATAACACTTTTTGTTGTAATGGTATTATATTCATTACAAATATACTTTGATTTTTGCGGATATTCGCTTATAGCATATGGCGTTGCATTAACCATGAATATTCGAATTACATCTAATTTTAATCATCCATATTTTGCTGATTCCATATCTGATTTTTGGAGACGTTGGCATATTTCATTATCATCTTGGTTAAAGGATTATTTATATATCCCTCTTGGTGGCAATCGGAAGGGCAAACTCAGACAGAAAATAAATATAATGATTACATTTTTGATAAGCGGAATATGGCATGGAGCTGGCTTAAATTATTTAGTATGGGGCGGTCTGCATGGTCTTTTCCAAATTATTGAAAGAGGTTTAGGGTTTAGAAATAAAGTATCTAAAACAGTAAATGTAGTTATTACCTTTTTGCTGGTAAGCTTTGCTTGGATATTTTTTAGGGCAGATTCTATTAAAACGGCGCTTGTTTTTGTAAAGCGTATGTTTTGTTGGAATCCATGGGTCATTACAGATGGCACACTTTTTAACCTTGGACTAGATATTTATGATCAAAGAGTACTTATTATTGCTTTGATAATTGCTTTTGCCATTGAATTTGCCCAATATAAAAATATCAGTATTTACAACCAGTTGCAAAAACATAGCATAGTAATTAGATGGTTTGTCTATTATGCCATTATTGCTTCTATAGTCGTATATGGAAAGTATGGCGTTACTTTTGATGCTAATAATTTTATTTACTTTAAGTATTAG
- the rfbG gene encoding CDP-glucose 4,6-dehydratase, whose translation MNLDFYKNKKVLITGHTGFKGSWMCKALINAGAEVTGYALSAPTNPSLFELCNMASQMNSIEGDIRDLEHLLSVFKEVQPEIVIHMAAQPIVRDSYKDPVYTYETNVMGTVNICEAVRQTPSVRSFVNVTTDKVYLNKEWQWGYRENEELNGFDPYSNSKSCSELVTSSYKNSFFTDLEYQRAYGCDAPAVSTCRAGNVIGGGDFANDRIIPDCIRAVSTGQEIVVRNPYSTRPYQHVLEPVMAYLMIAEAQYKDKSLAGSYNVGPDDVDCWTTGELVQLFCDKWNVANEGTSFNNAAWVNKHDGGPHEANFLKLDCSKLKNTFGWKPVWNVETAMEKIVEWSMAYLNGEDVAEVIDRQINEYIYGELK comes from the coding sequence ATGAATTTAGATTTTTATAAGAATAAAAAAGTATTAATAACAGGACATACAGGATTTAAGGGCTCATGGATGTGTAAAGCGCTTATAAATGCAGGAGCTGAGGTTACAGGTTATGCACTTTCAGCACCTACAAATCCATCACTATTTGAATTATGTAATATGGCATCGCAGATGAACTCTATTGAAGGAGATATTCGCGATTTAGAGCATTTACTGTCAGTGTTCAAGGAAGTACAGCCAGAAATAGTAATCCATATGGCTGCACAGCCAATAGTTCGTGATTCATACAAAGATCCAGTGTACACATATGAGACCAATGTTATGGGAACGGTTAATATATGTGAAGCTGTTCGTCAGACACCAAGCGTTCGTTCATTTGTTAATGTGACTACAGATAAAGTTTATCTAAACAAAGAATGGCAGTGGGGATATCGTGAGAACGAGGAGCTAAATGGATTTGATCCATATTCAAATTCAAAGTCTTGTTCAGAGTTAGTAACATCCTCTTATAAGAACTCTTTCTTTACAGATTTGGAATATCAGAGAGCTTATGGTTGTGATGCTCCCGCTGTATCTACCTGCCGTGCTGGTAATGTAATCGGTGGTGGTGATTTCGCTAATGATAGAATCATTCCAGATTGTATTAGAGCGGTTTCTACTGGACAGGAGATTGTAGTACGTAATCCATATTCTACACGACCATATCAGCATGTATTAGAACCTGTTATGGCATATCTAATGATTGCAGAGGCCCAGTACAAAGACAAATCTTTGGCCGGAAGCTATAACGTTGGCCCTGATGATGTTGACTGCTGGACTACAGGTGAATTAGTACAGTTGTTCTGCGATAAGTGGAATGTGGCTAATGAGGGAACTTCATTTAATAATGCAGCTTGGGTTAATAAACATGACGGTGGTCCACACGAGGCAAACTTCCTTAAGTTAGATTGTAGTAAGTTGAAAAACACATTTGGTTGGAAACCTGTTTGGAATGTAGAGACTGCTATGGAAAAGATTGTAGAGTGGTCCATGGCATATCTGAATGGGGAAGATGTGGCTGAGGTCATTGATAGGCAGATTAATGAATACATATATGGAGAATTAAAGTAA